Sequence from the Penaeus vannamei isolate JL-2024 chromosome 41, ASM4276789v1, whole genome shotgun sequence genome:
CAGGTTCTCCTGTCTGTTGGGAGCGAACAATACGAATATGTGAAAATGAATACGTGCATTAATCGAAAAGGCATATATTAAATCGTAATTATTTAAGCTGTAAGTTAGAGTAAACAAGCATTTGTTATCCCAGTCAAGAAAAATCGCCTCAGGCATTGCAGATGCGATCGATTTTCGTTATGCTTTCTCGGAGTCGATCGTTTTCAGAGACCAGCGCCATCGCTGTCCGATTGACCACGTCTTTGTCCTGCTCCAGAGTTCTGCTTTGGAGGAGCAGCTGGAATGCCTGGCTCTCCCTCCCCTGGACTCTCGCCCTCAAGCCGGCCGCCTCTGCCTCTCGCCTCCTGTTCTCCTCCAGCTCGTCCTTCACCGCGGTGTCTAGCAACGTGATCGTCCCCCGAGTGGCAGTCCTCTTTCCCTCGAAGAGCGAGAGCCTCTCCTTCAGCCGGTCCACGTCGTCCTCCAGCCGGCTGATGTTCCCCAAGACCTCGTCCTTGGTGGCGCCGAgagcctccacctccccttccgcctGAGCCCTTGCCACCTCCTGGAGAACATAGCGGCCCCGCGCGTCGTTTTCCTGTGCGAGGAGAGCGTCACTTCCCGAAGCAAGAGCTGCATTCGAGTCCTCTGTGACGTTGACCTGCACGCGCAGCTCCTGAAGCTCTTGCTCCAGGGCGTGGACGCGGGCCGCCCGCGCTCTCGCCTCCGTCTCCAGCTTCTGGACGACGCCAGAGCCAGCGCTGATGTCTGCCTGCAACCCTCGAGCCTCGTCGCGAAGCCTCCGGAGCTTAGCGGAAGCCCGGTCCTGTTCCTCCTCGAGAGCCTCCAGCTCGTCGTCCTGTTCGCGCGCCCTCCTCAGCCACGCAGCCTCCACGGTCGCGCCTGCGGCAGGAGGGAACCAGCGTCAGTTCGCTCGAAGGCTTCGGGGCGGTGTCGGCTCCGTCGCGGGAGAAGGAAGGCTTTTGGCGGGCGAGCAAGCAGGCTCCTGCCGCCTGCTGGGTCTGCAACCTCTCATTGCTTGATCGCTTTGACTGTTAGCACTAAGGCTAGGCATGCTGTCGTTATGCTTATTATCGCtatgattatcttaataattataataatttattattattcacattgttTTTATccacattgttactattatgaatattatcattgccattgttatattCGTTTATCATTCACATCCTATTCATCATTTTAGCTTTAAAAGTAAAACATATATTATAACTAAACGATGACACTCTTCATCATAGTTCTATATGTTTGCTATtttcacatatacaatataccttGCCCAAAGTTTTTACATGGAATGCTACATGATAGAAACCAAAATATAGGATACAACACGGACAAGAATAATACAAGGGATAAAAAATGAGCAAGAGTAAGACAGGGGATGCAACGTGATTCAACGAACATGCGTCGCGTCTCACCCTGTTGCGTGTCGTCGTCGTGTTGCAGCGAGAGGCTCTGCGACATTGCACCCAGGAGCGAGCGCAGTTGCAGGAAGTCTGCGGGAATTTTATTAATTACTAATTAATCTAATTgggttgttattactactactttttattcattatgtttCTTTATCTTTGGCATTTGCATtaatattctttttgtttgtatttctatataaacttatttttggtttatatgagatttttttttcactttttgtcgACAAgtttagcattaatatcattactgcaatTACTGACAAATTAGCTAAAACCCTggctgagagatagacagaaagggagagggagagagagatagacagacagaaagggagagggagagagagaaagggagagagagagagagagagaggagagagagagagagagagagagagaagggggaggtgagagagagagagagagagagagagagagacgagagagagagagagagagagagagagagagagagagagagagagagagagaaggggggaggtgagagagagagagagataggggggggggtagagaggaagagagagacagagacagaaagggagacagacagacagagatagagagataaagatagagagagggggggagatagggaggaagagagagagagagagagagttaaagatagagagaggg
This genomic interval carries:
- the LOC113818752 gene encoding uncharacterized protein: MSPEREEGKVRKCKQDDIRPRESSNDAAARVRPPVDVGVPRECSLLIRLLIENKTKKYLRSVEDMAGVALALLCAAAWAVSGEAPAGVPREEDLRPAILFNQLALAQVLDLLGGANGTAQEQLNRASSATSAKLDALREDFLQLRSLLGAMSQSLSLQHDDDTQQGATVEAAWLRRAREQDDELEALEEEQDRASAKLRRLRDEARGLQADISAGSGVVQKLETEARARAARVHALEQELQELRVQVNVTEDSNAALASGSDALLAQENDARGRYVLQEVARAQAEGEVEALGATKDEVLGNISRLEDDVDRLKERLSLFEGKRTATRGTITLLDTAVKDELEENRRREAEAAGLRARVQGRESQAFQLLLQSRTLEQDKDVVNRTAMALVSENDRLRESITKIDRICNA